One window of Ciconia boyciana chromosome 10, ASM3463844v1, whole genome shotgun sequence genomic DNA carries:
- the CATIP gene encoding LOW QUALITY PROTEIN: ciliogenesis-associated TTC17-interacting protein (The sequence of the model RefSeq protein was modified relative to this genomic sequence to represent the inferred CDS: inserted 1 base in 1 codon): MDPPRECRQETPALTEAAAEFLSLIGPEELERCLFAETLEVVAAGGQPGDRARGQWWVTARWAPYEQAGEPVRSCVLVQAGSRGRQDGVPCSSTLKAYVTPQLETLEQEEQERLEVTGVAVACPLPPVLPXLQRCPPGGCALCKVALRAHPTERRTHMLSHQHGMIVTKTLREGEAEQRCQSFSYGRAELRGLLLEGASLLLLRVLACRQAVPPGLIFLAIDTEGHLCTSSYRALGIQHQAVGLVEAEVFVIERAMLTSAGVSTIWHSSFLPSGLLAQRVQVGCPMLVVLQDESVLTKTGGVEPQPPFPKEPLDWEEDIQLFSWFLDRKEELQASHAAYVQQHPELRTLLADFLQALLLRQPHDPVSFAAQFFAPFACQRPPGTPFTSARAASPLPSTLPHHPPANGE, translated from the exons ATGGACCCCCCCCGCGAGTGCCGGCAGGAGACCCCAGCCCTCACGGAGGCAGCCGCCGAGTTCCTGAGCCTCATCG GGCCGGAGGAGCTGGAGCGCTGCCTGTTCGCCGAGACGCTGGAGGTGGTGGCAGCGGGGGGCCAGCCAGGGGACCGGGCGAGGGGCCAGTGGTGGGTGACAGCCCGGTGGGCACCTTACGAGCAGGCGGGCGAGCCGGTGCGGAGCTGCGTCCTGGTGCAGGCCGGCTCCCGCGGCAGGCAGGACGGCgtgccctgctccagcaccctCAAAG CCTATGTGACCCCACAGCTGGAGaccctggagcaggaggagcaggagcgcCTGGAGGTGACCGGCGTGGCGGTGGCGTGTCCCCTTCCCCCTGTCCTGC CCCTGCAGCGATGCCCACCGGGGGGCTGTGCGCTGTGCAAGGTCGCT CTCAGAGCACACCCCACAGAGAGGAGGACCCACATGCTGAGCCACCAGCATGGGATGATTGTTACCAAGACCCTCCGGGAGGGAGAG GCAGAGCAGCGGTGCCAGAGCTTCTCCTACGGCCGGGCTGAGCtgcgggggctgctgctggagggtgccagcctcctgctgctgcgGGTGCTGGCGTGCCGGCAGGCAGTGCCCCCCGGCCTCATCTTCCTGGCCATCGACACTGAGGGCCACCTCTGCACCTCCAGCTAC CGCGCCCTGGGCATCCAGCATCAGGCAGTGGGCTTGGTAGAGGCAGAGGTGTTTGTGATCGAGCGAGCCATGCTCACCAGCGCAGGCGTCTCCACCATCTGGCACAGCAGCTTCCTCCCCAGCGG GCTTTTGGCCCAGCGGGTGCAGGTTGGCTGCCCGATGCTGGTGGTTCTGCAGGATGAGTCCGTCCTCACCAAGACAG GTGGGGTCGAGCCCCAGCCCCCCTTCCCCAAAGAGCCCCTGGACTGGGAGGAGGACATCCAGCTCTTCTCCTGGTTCCTGGATAGGAAG GAGGAGCTGCAAGCGTCCCACGCCGCCTACGTTCAGCAGCACCCCGAGCTCCGGACGCTGCTGGCCGACTTCCTCCAGGCCCTGCTCCTGCGCCAGCCCCATGACCCAGTCTCCTTCGCCGCCCAATTCTTCGCCCCCTTTGCCTGCCAGCggccccctgggacccccttCACCTCCgccagggctgccagccccctccccagcaccctgcctcACCACCCTCCGGCTAATGGGGAATAA